The following coding sequences are from one Microbacterium wangchenii window:
- the alaS gene encoding alanine--tRNA ligase: protein MKTAEIAQRYLDYFEKNDHTIVPSASLVTDDPSLLFTVAGMVPFIPYLTGVVPAPYRRAADVQKCIRTNDIEEVGHTARHGTFFQMLGNWSFGDYFKEGAISYAWELLTASESDGGLGFAERDLWVTVYQDDDEAAELWQKIAGLPVERIQRLGREDNYWSTGQPGPAGPCSEIYFDRGPAYGREGGPAVDDNRFTEIWNLVFMQYAITNVRSKVDFDIIGDLPAKNIDTGMGLERVAFIKQGVDNMYETDQVRPVLDRAVELSGRRYGADHEDDVRFRVVADHVRSSLMLLSDGVTPANDGRGYILRRLMRRSVRAMRLLGVDAPTFPELFAASRDAMKSAYPVVETDWQRISQYAIAEEETFLRTLAAGSTILDLAVEDTKKAGGSTLSGPEAFLLHDTYGFPIDLTLEIAEEAGLSVDRAAFDSLMLEQRNRAKADAKSRKRAFADQSVYRDFRAQGETVFTGYTDLETESRVLGVLVDGVSVDRARTGQVAEVILAETALYAESGGQVADKGVIVGPGYEADVLDVQKPVPGLISHTVQITTGEVAVGEPATTVVDAANRRAARQAHSATHLVHAALRDTLGKSATQAGSLNRAGYLRFDFSWGQALSPETRSEIEEIANNAVRDNLEVTTRVLPLDQARELGAVALFGEKYGDTVRMVDIGGPWSRELCAGTHVSSSAEVGLINLVGESSVGASNRRVEALVGLDAFRDLAAERAIVSQLTSSLKTPRDQLPARIAELTASLKAAEKRIAQFEARALADRVPQLANTATTAGRVRVVAQSIGAASSADDVRSLALQVRDRMGDGPAVIALGATLGERATVVVATNEGARAVGAKAGALARVAAAALGGGGGGRDDVAQGGGTDAAALGAALDAVAAELAATGE, encoded by the coding sequence ATGAAGACCGCTGAGATCGCCCAGCGCTACCTCGACTACTTCGAGAAGAACGACCACACGATCGTTCCCTCCGCCTCCCTCGTCACCGACGACCCGTCGCTGCTGTTCACCGTCGCAGGGATGGTCCCGTTCATCCCGTACCTGACGGGGGTCGTGCCCGCGCCCTACCGGCGCGCCGCCGACGTGCAGAAGTGCATCCGCACGAACGACATCGAAGAGGTCGGTCACACCGCCCGGCACGGCACGTTCTTCCAGATGCTGGGCAACTGGTCGTTCGGCGACTACTTCAAGGAGGGGGCGATCTCCTACGCGTGGGAGCTGCTCACCGCCTCGGAGTCCGACGGCGGCCTCGGCTTCGCCGAGCGCGACCTGTGGGTCACCGTGTACCAGGACGACGACGAGGCCGCCGAGCTGTGGCAGAAGATCGCGGGCCTCCCCGTCGAGCGCATCCAGCGGCTCGGCCGCGAGGACAACTACTGGTCCACCGGCCAGCCGGGCCCGGCAGGGCCCTGCTCCGAGATCTACTTCGACCGGGGCCCCGCGTACGGGCGCGAGGGCGGCCCGGCCGTGGACGACAACCGGTTCACGGAGATCTGGAACCTCGTGTTCATGCAGTACGCGATCACGAACGTCCGCTCCAAGGTCGACTTCGACATCATCGGCGACCTGCCGGCGAAGAACATCGACACCGGCATGGGCCTGGAGCGCGTCGCCTTCATCAAGCAGGGCGTCGACAACATGTACGAGACGGATCAGGTGCGCCCCGTCCTCGACCGCGCCGTGGAGCTCTCCGGCCGGCGCTACGGCGCCGACCACGAGGACGACGTGCGCTTCCGCGTGGTCGCCGACCACGTGCGCTCCTCGCTCATGCTGCTCTCGGACGGCGTGACGCCGGCCAACGACGGCCGCGGGTACATCCTGCGCCGCCTCATGCGCCGCAGCGTCCGGGCCATGCGCCTGCTGGGCGTGGACGCGCCCACGTTCCCCGAGCTGTTCGCAGCCTCCCGCGACGCCATGAAGTCGGCGTATCCGGTGGTGGAGACCGACTGGCAGCGCATCTCCCAGTACGCCATCGCGGAGGAGGAGACGTTCCTCCGCACCCTCGCGGCCGGCTCGACGATCCTCGACCTCGCCGTGGAGGACACGAAGAAGGCCGGCGGCTCGACGCTCTCCGGACCCGAGGCGTTCCTGCTGCACGACACGTACGGCTTCCCGATCGATCTCACCCTGGAGATCGCCGAGGAGGCCGGGCTCTCCGTCGATCGCGCGGCCTTCGACTCACTCATGCTCGAGCAGCGCAACCGCGCCAAGGCCGACGCGAAGTCGCGCAAGCGCGCGTTCGCCGACCAGAGCGTGTACCGCGACTTCCGCGCCCAAGGCGAGACCGTCTTCACCGGCTACACCGACCTGGAGACCGAGTCGCGCGTGCTGGGGGTGCTCGTGGACGGCGTCTCGGTCGACCGCGCCCGCACCGGGCAGGTCGCCGAGGTGATCCTCGCCGAGACGGCACTGTACGCCGAGTCGGGCGGTCAGGTCGCCGACAAGGGCGTCATCGTCGGCCCCGGCTACGAAGCCGACGTGCTCGACGTGCAGAAGCCGGTGCCCGGCCTCATCAGCCACACCGTGCAGATCACCACGGGTGAGGTCGCCGTGGGCGAGCCCGCCACCACGGTGGTGGATGCGGCGAACCGTCGTGCCGCCCGACAGGCGCACTCCGCCACGCACCTCGTCCACGCGGCGCTGCGCGACACGCTGGGCAAGTCGGCCACGCAGGCCGGCTCGCTCAACCGCGCCGGCTACCTCCGCTTCGACTTCTCGTGGGGACAGGCACTGTCGCCCGAGACGCGGTCGGAGATCGAGGAGATCGCCAACAACGCCGTGCGCGACAACCTGGAGGTCACCACGCGCGTGCTGCCGCTGGATCAGGCGCGCGAGCTGGGCGCCGTGGCGCTGTTCGGCGAGAAGTACGGCGACACCGTCCGCATGGTCGACATCGGCGGCCCCTGGTCGCGTGAACTGTGCGCGGGGACCCACGTGTCCTCGAGCGCGGAGGTGGGGCTCATCAACCTCGTCGGGGAGTCCTCCGTCGGGGCATCGAACCGCCGCGTGGAGGCCCTCGTCGGTCTCGACGCATTCCGCGACCTCGCCGCCGAGCGCGCCATCGTCTCGCAGCTGACGTCGTCGCTGAAGACCCCCCGCGATCAGCTCCCCGCCCGCATCGCGGAGCTGACGGCGAGCCTGAAGGCGGCGGAGAAGCGCATCGCGCAGTTCGAGGCCCGCGCGCTGGCCGACCGCGTGCCGCAGCTGGCGAACACCGCCACGACGGCGGGACGCGTCCGCGTCGTCGCGCAGTCGATCGGCGCCGCATCCTCCGCCGACGACGTCCGCTCGCTCGCCCTGCAGGTGCGTGACCGGATGGGCGACGGCCCCGCCGTGATCGCCCTCGGCGCCACGCTGGGCGAGCGCGCGACGGTGGTCGTCGCCACGAACGAGGGCGCGCGCGCCGTCGGCGCGAAGGCCGGGGCGCTGGCCAGGGTCGCCGCGGCTGCCCTCGGCGGCGGTGGCGGCGGGCGCGACGACGTCGCGCAGGGCGGCGGCACCGACGCAGCAGCGCTCGGCGCAGCCCTGGACGCCGTGGCCGCAGAGCTGGCCGCGACGGGGGAGTGA
- a CDS encoding ATPase, with product MPRVRPRSEEVTIVKNVLWFVLGVAGGFAAAHLMNKDPRGHEVLAQVDARITEFTDRLGAAYREQEARFAGPATEVKDAAATAYETAKDAVASATDTAKEAMAPAAEDAVDAATPADGATEGSASAGAEDSRPASS from the coding sequence ATGCCGCGTGTGCGGCCCCGATCCGAGGAAGTGACGATCGTGAAGAACGTGCTCTGGTTTGTGCTCGGTGTCGCCGGCGGATTCGCCGCCGCTCATCTGATGAACAAGGACCCGCGCGGGCACGAGGTGCTCGCCCAGGTGGATGCGCGCATCACCGAGTTCACCGATCGCCTGGGTGCCGCCTACCGCGAGCAGGAAGCCCGCTTCGCCGGTCCCGCGACCGAGGTGAAGGACGCCGCCGCCACGGCGTACGAGACCGCCAAGGATGCCGTGGCCTCCGCGACCGACACCGCAAAGGAAGCCATGGCCCCGGCGGCCGAGGACGCCGTGGATGCCGCCACGCCGGCCGACGGCGCCACCGAGGGGTCCGCATCCGCCGGCGCCGAGGACTCGCGCCCCGCCTCCTCCTGA
- the rpsD gene encoding 30S ribosomal protein S4 → MATKSQDRRKVRLSRALGIALTPKAAKYLEKRPYAPGEHGRTKRKQDSDYAVRLREKQRLREQYGIREKQLRIAFNEARRTDGLTGENLVELLEMRLDALVVRSGLARTTAQARQLVVHRHILVDGQTVDRPSFRVKPGQLIHVKAKSEGLEPFQVAAAGGHAEVLPPVPGYLEVELDKLQARLVRRPKRAEVPVTCDVQLVVEYYAAR, encoded by the coding sequence GTGGCAACGAAGTCTCAGGACCGCCGTAAGGTCCGCCTGTCCCGTGCGCTCGGCATCGCGCTGACGCCCAAGGCAGCCAAGTACCTCGAGAAGCGCCCCTACGCTCCCGGCGAGCACGGGCGCACCAAGCGCAAGCAGGACAGCGACTACGCCGTCCGTCTGCGTGAGAAGCAGCGTCTGCGCGAGCAGTACGGCATTCGCGAGAAGCAGCTGCGCATCGCCTTCAACGAGGCCCGCCGCACCGACGGCCTGACCGGTGAGAACCTGGTCGAGCTGCTCGAGATGCGTCTGGACGCCCTCGTCGTGCGTTCGGGCCTGGCCCGCACCACCGCGCAGGCGCGCCAGCTCGTGGTGCACCGCCACATCCTCGTGGACGGCCAGACCGTCGACCGCCCGTCGTTCCGCGTGAAGCCGGGTCAGCTCATCCACGTCAAGGCCAAGAGCGAGGGCCTCGAGCCCTTCCAGGTCGCCGCCGCCGGCGGGCACGCCGAAGTGCTGCCCCCCGTCCCCGGCTACCTCGAGGTCGAGCTGGACAAGCTGCAGGCCCGCCTCGTGCGTCGCCCCAAGCGCGCCGAGGTGCCCGTCACGTGTGACGTGCAGCTCGTCGTCGAGTACTACGCCGCGCGCTGA